A part of Bacteroidia bacterium genomic DNA contains:
- a CDS encoding Smr/MutS family protein, producing the protein MFQPGDKVRLLHESGEGTIQKIFQNSTAIVLIDGFEQTISLSNLVLITSSKVIPQDKVQFQDSKIPPVGFCLSLELENQYILSYLLNETPDLILVSIVAEIPSGYRPLIHTTLNPFTKITLPTLTLQEISSVPIWTIRWIAHPANPIHDISDGYYQFKFKEAFLRKEPKMTLTSSKPMIIIPILNERSTISHQTTQTEEWNKQKWQKNLQQAQENSIPIPSDVIDLHIEKLPDELKKELKRSNAAPIHYQLHYFQKSIEAAFAHGIPSSMLIIHGKGEGILKKEIETLLKQYREKKMIKDFFTDWFNTGQTRISFQNKGFLD; encoded by the coding sequence ATGTTTCAACCCGGAGATAAAGTTCGCTTGCTTCACGAATCAGGCGAAGGCACTATCCAAAAAATATTCCAAAATAGCACTGCTATCGTTCTGATTGACGGCTTTGAACAAACTATTTCTTTATCCAATTTAGTTTTGATAACATCTTCTAAAGTTATTCCGCAGGATAAGGTACAGTTTCAAGATAGCAAAATCCCTCCGGTTGGCTTTTGTTTATCCCTCGAATTAGAAAATCAATATATCCTATCCTATTTGCTAAATGAAACTCCGGATTTAATATTGGTTTCAATAGTGGCCGAAATCCCCTCAGGTTATAGGCCACTAATACACACCACCTTAAACCCATTTACCAAAATCACCTTACCTACACTAACTTTACAAGAAATCAGTTCAGTTCCAATTTGGACTATACGTTGGATAGCTCATCCTGCAAACCCTATTCACGATATTTCTGACGGATATTACCAATTCAAATTCAAGGAAGCCTTCTTACGAAAAGAACCCAAAATGACCTTAACATCCTCAAAACCAATGATTATTATTCCGATTTTAAATGAACGGAGTACAATTTCACACCAAACAACACAAACCGAAGAATGGAACAAACAAAAATGGCAGAAAAACCTACAACAAGCACAAGAAAATTCAATTCCAATACCTTCGGACGTAATTGACTTACACATAGAGAAACTTCCTGACGAGCTAAAAAAAGAGCTAAAACGATCTAATGCCGCGCCAATCCATTATCAATTACACTATTTCCAAAAGTCTATAGAGGCAGCTTTTGCGCACGGAATCCCAAGCAGTATGCTCATTATTCATGGGAAAGGCGAAGGAATCTTGAAAAAAGAAATCGAAACACTCCTTAAACAATATCGTGAAAAAAAAATGATAAAAGATTTTTTCACAGATTGGTTCAACACCGGCCAAACACGTATTTCATTTCAAAATAAAGGTTTTTTGGACTAA